Proteins encoded within one genomic window of Brassica rapa cultivar Chiifu-401-42 chromosome A09, CAAS_Brap_v3.01, whole genome shotgun sequence:
- the LOC103841219 gene encoding serine/threonine-protein kinase KIPK1: MGSFAGSCEIVEEKDEEVRLAKVHSGRYGKPSLGGSSSKDSERKQREYHGSLEYDIDKLFQSIPVKPPTRRLLSSSFHNHFETSASAGPSRTTSPSKRSAMKKPMTPQSPRVADSLSLKQALRDRCISKASEMAAQKRLSKSAAASPRVSEADRIKSLYNQSTRVVPVDKGKGALVDETSVNKDIPSTSRSVSQRSEEPSNPVSEPSQGGTSFGVGNQMLEIKVLHKANRSGSCLSSGSGDCEIALDENITSTSAQSFEDDVQEVDKHVTSLPSDSSNKDNAEELEKKILSTTLDLEQTVKLDGAGTKKSKTVTRMIPRPKQQPKKKILVKKKLKIGIVSTKKDEETDSSANKLLCQRCHCSLKSTSIINNQPPPSYTTSQTPEICSDSVSSISNNVGKEAHQVADENSSGSCNASQSSEAEIIVMKQNVSSSNNDSGNKFEFSLSSKDSLGDYSRSTSMSEESNLSSRFSCGNKPHMSMDVRWEAIKHVKLQCGGSLGLRHFNLLKKLGCGDIGTVYLAELIGTNCLFAIKVMDNEFLARRKKSPRAQAEREILKMLDHPFLPTLYAQFTSDNLSCLVMEYCPGGDVHVLRQKQLGRCFPEPAARFYVAEILLALEYLHMLGIIYRDLKPENILVREDGHIMLTDFDLSLRCAVNPTLLTSTSPPDPARMSGPYNTSNCIQPFCVNEQSCQVSCFSPRLSSNQQQEGRKPKSADQHSKRSSLPQLVAEPTEARSNSFVGTHEYLAPEIIKGEGHGAAVDWWTFGVLLYELLYGKTPFKGYNNDQTLANVVLENLKFPDSPLVSFQAKDLIRGLLVKEPENRFGTEKGSAEIKRHPFFEGLNWALIRCATPPELPDCYDFGPGSPGGNDDRYLECKAIGDHLEFELF, translated from the exons ATGGGGTCTTTTGCTGGCTCCTGTGAAATTGTGgaagagaaagatgaagaagTAAGATTAGCAAAAGTACACTCAGGGAGATATGGTAAACCTTCTTTGGGAGGATCATCAAGCAAAGACTCAGAGAGGAAGCAGCGAGAGTATCACGGTTCTCTTGAGTACGACATCGATAAGCTTTTTCAGTCTATACCCGTGAAACCACCGACGAGGAGGCTACTGAGTTCTTCTTTCCATAACCACTTTGAGACAAGCGCGAGTGCTGGTCCGAGCAGGACCACTAGCCCTTCAAAGAGAAGCGCCATGAAGAAGCCAATGACGCCTCAGTCTCCTAGAGTTGCTGACTCGCTTTCTTTGAAGCAGGCTCTGAGGGACCGTTGCATTTCCAAGGCCTCGGAGATGGCTGCTCAGAAACGGTTGTCTAAATCAGCAGCTGCTTCTCCGAGGGTTTCAGAAGCTGACAGGATTAAGAGTTTGTATAATCAATCCACCAGAGTTGTTCCTGTGGATAAGGGTAAAGGAGCCTTGGTTGATGAGACATCGGTAAACAAAGATATACCAAGCACTTCGAGGAGCGTGTCTCAACGGTCTGAAGAGCCTTCTAACCCTGTTTCTGAGCCATCTCAAGGTGGAACCAGTTTTGGAGTGGGAAATCAAATGCTGGAGATTAAGGTGTTGCATAAAGCCAATAGATCTGGGTCTTGTCTAAGTTCTGGAAGTGGAGATTGTGAGATAGCGTTAGATGAAAACATCACCTCTACTTCTGCTCAATCGTTTGAGGATGATGTGCAAGAAGTTGACAAACATGTTACCTCACTGCCTTCTGATTCTAGCAACAAAGACAATGCAGAAGAGCTCGAAAAGAAGATTCTCTCAACCACTCTGGATTTAGAGCAGACAGTGAAGTTGGATGGTGCAGGAACAAAGAAGAGCAAAACGGTAACAAGAATGATTCCACGTCCCAAGCAGCAGCCGAAGAAGAAGATTTTGGTTAAGAAGAAGTTGAAAATTGGGATTGTTTCAACTAAAAAGGATGAAGAAACAGATTCTAGTGCAAATAAACTCCTCTGCCAAAGATGTCACTGTTCCTTGAAGAGCACCAGCATCATCAATAACCAACCACCACCTTCGTATACTACTAGTCAGACTCCTGAGATTTGCTCAGACAGTGTGAGCTCTATCTCAAATAACGTTGGTAAAGAAGCTCATCAAGTAGCCGATGAGAACTCATCTGGTTCTTGTAATGCTAGTCAAAGCTCTGAAGCTGAGATTATTGTCATGAAACAAAACGTTTCCTCGAGCAATAATGACAGTGGTAACAAATTCGAGTTCTCATTGAGTTCAAAAGACAGTCTTGGCGACTACAGCAGGAGCACAAGCATGAGCGAGGAGAGCAATCTTAGCAGCAGGTTCAGCTGTGGGAACAAGCCTCACATGTCGATGGATGTGAGATGGGAAGCGATTAAGCACGTCAAGTTGCAATGCGGCGGCTCTTTGGGGTTAAGACACTTCAACCTTTTGAAGAAACTCGGTTGCGGAGATATAGGAACGGTCTATCTCGCTGAGCTGATTGGTACGAACTGTTTGTTTGCTATAAAGGTTATGGACAACGAGTTCTTGGCGAGAAGGAAGAAGAGTCCAAGGGCACAAGCGGAGCGTGAAATACTTAAAATGTTGGACCATCCTTTTCTTCCTACATTGTATGCGCAGTTTACTTCGGATAACTTGTCTTGTCTAGTCATGGAGTATTGTCCTGGAGGAGATGTTCACGTGCTTAGACAGAAGCAGCTCGGAAGATGTTTCCCTGAACCAGCAGCAAG gttCTATGTTGCAGAAATCCTTCTTGCATTGGAGTACTTACACATGCTTGGTATCATATACCGAGACCTGAAGCCGGAGAACATTCTAGTCCGTGAAGATGGACACATCATGCTCACAGATTTCGACCTCTCACTTCGATGTGCAGTGAACCCAACTCTTCTCACATCAACTTCTCCTCCAGATCCCGCAAGAATGTCAGGTCCATACAACACATCAAACTGCATACAACCGTTCTGCGTCAACGAACAGTCTTGCCAGGTCTCCTGTTTCAGTCCAAGACTCTCCTCAAACCAACAACAAGAAGGCCGAAAACCAAAAAGCGCTGATCAACACTCGAAGAGATCATCGTTGCCTCAGCTCGTGGCCGAACCAACAGAAGCAAGATCCAACTCCTTCGTGGGAACACACGAGTACTTAGCTCCTGAGATCATCAAAGGAGAAGGACACGGCGCCGCGGTTGACTGGTGGACTTTCGGGGTTCTTCTCTACGAGCTTCTGTACGGGAAAACGCCTTTCAAAGGCTACAACAACGACCAGACTTTGGCTAATGTTGTCTTGGAGAACCTCAAGTTTCCTGATAGCCCGCTTGTGAGCTTCCAGGCGAAGGATTTGATCAGAGGGCTTCTGGTGAAAGAACCAGAGAACCGGTTCGGGACAGAGAAAGGATCTGCAGAGATCAAAAGACATCCGTTCTTTGAAGGGTTGAACTGGGCTCTTATCCGGTGCGCAACACCTCCTGAGCTGCCAGATTGCTACGACTTCGGACCGGGTTCACCTGGTGGCAATGATGATAGGTATCTTGAATGTAAAGCCATAGGGGACCATCTTGAGTTCGAGTTGTTTTAA
- the LOC103841220 gene encoding uncharacterized protein LOC103841220, protein MSIKNSGAAPAVNTNGKLPMEENEEEEIWKVAVSRFQAREEEIERKKMTVKEKVQQRLGFAEEATRCLTQTLEELEIMGDPMRKEVGMVRKKIDMANRDIKSLAQSCQKKEKEYKETLEAFNEKNKEKTHLVSMLMELLAESERVRMKKLEEINKTVGALQ, encoded by the exons ATGAGTATCAAGAACTCAGGAGCTGCTCCTGCAGTCAACACCAACGGCAAGCTTCCAATGGAggagaacgaagaagaagagatatgGAAAGTGGCGGTGTCGAGGTTTCAAGCCAGAGAAGAAGAGAtcgagaggaagaagatgactgTTAAGGAGAAAGTTCAACAGAGGCTTGGTTTTGCAGAGGAAGCTACAAGATGCTTGACTCAAACATTGGAA GAGCTGGAGATTATGGGAGATCCTATGAGAAAAGAAGTTGGAATGGTGAGGAAGAAAATCGACATGGCGAATCGAGATATCAAATCTTTAGCTCAAAGCTGTCAGAAGAAG GAGAAGGAATACAAAGAGACATTAGAAGCTTTCAAtgaaaagaacaaagagaaaacTCACCTTGTTTCCATGTTAATGGAG CTACTTGCTGAAAGCGaaagagttaggatgaagaaactGGAGGAGATCAACAAGACTGTTGGAGCCTTGCAATGA
- the LOC103842277 gene encoding uncharacterized protein LOC103842277, which translates to MAKETWTPEEVRYFFELYAEERRKGNITTSMNKVGKQNIIDAFEKRFKKGFLEWPLLKNKYDTSRKKYVKFRKLIKNKTGLGFDSMGRVDMSDDWWSEREKECPGIRRSVWKEEFNMDMFEEEFGAVVVTGAEGWSAQHGEASLNSGVGVDDGDEVDSQPAAETQAAAETETQPQPQTQTQRQTQTHSGSSRGKRRRKKKDMVVEACDKRTEALMVKNKIAERMLERQEASMERQEASSVENVLEILYTLPGVREWSPLYEAAMEHLIDSEGSRRAFITMKTDEAKTKFLELRTKIKRDYEA; encoded by the exons ATGGCAAAAGAG ACTTGGACTCCTGAAGAAGTTAGGTATTTTTTCGAACTCTACGCCGAAGagagaagaaaaggaaatataACGACATCAATGAATAAAGTAGGGAAACAGAACATCATAGACGCGTTCGAAAAGAGGTTTAAGAAAGGATTTCTTGAGTGGCCTTTGTTGAAGAACAAATACGACACAAGTAGAAAGAAGTACGTCAAATTTAGGAAGTTGATTAAGAATAAGACAGGTCTTGGGTTTGACAGCATGGGAAGGGTTGATATGTCAGATGATTGGTGGAGTGAGCGCGAAAAG gAGTGTCCTGGGATTAGAAGATCTGTATGGAAAGAAGAATTTAATATGGATATGTTTGAAGAAGAATTTGGTGCTGTAGTAGTAACTGGAGCAGAAGGATGGAGTGCTCAACATGGAGAAGCAAGCTTGAACTCTGGAGTGGGTGTAGATGATGGTGATGAAGTCGATTCTCAGCCAGCAGCAGAAACTCAAGCAGCAGCAGAGACAGAAACTCAGCCGCAGCCGCAGACACAAACCCAGCGCCAAACTCAGACTCATTCTGGAAGTTCAAGAGGAAAAAGAAGGCGTAAGAAGAAGGATATGGTTGTAGAAGCTTGTGACAAACGTACTGAAGCGCTTATGGTGAAAAACAAGATAGCAGAACGGATGTTGGAGCGTCAAGAAGCTTCAATGGAGCGTCAAGAAGCTTCTAGTGTTGAGAATGTGTTAGAGATTCTGTACACATTGCCTGGAGTGAGAGAGTGGTCTCCATTATATGAAGCAGCAATGGAACATCTTATAGACAGTGAAGGGAGCAGAAGGGCTTTTATAACAATGAAGACAGATGAAGCTAAGACTAAGTTTCTAGAGCTTAGGACCAAGATAAAACGTGACTATGAAGCTTAG
- the LOC103841221 gene encoding growth-regulating factor 4: MDLQLKQWRSQQQNESEEQGSATKMSSFFFDQIQSQTETSAAALPLFVPEPTSSSSFSCFTPDSSSSSTRHLKMGNFFSLAQWQELELQALIYRYMLAGASVPQELLLPIKKSLFHQSPLNFLQHPLQHNFPHHQASWYWGRGAMDPEPGRCKRTDGKKWRCSRDVVGGHKYCDRHIHRGRNRSRKPVETTAKTATTNAATNAASSFVLGEELGHGPNNLFFSSGSSHHSSPHLHLNSHQSCPSDMNQESNNNKRPYETRSGFSNGRSDDGHILRPFFDDWPRSSDSTSSPLTSSTCHLSISMPGNPPSDVSLKLSTGNEEEEEANMRNNNNNEREQQQNMNWWSSGGNHNNMGGPLAEALRSASSTSSVLQQMGISTQVFH; the protein is encoded by the exons atgGACTTACAACTGAAGCAATGGAGAAGTCAGCAGCAGAATGAGTCAGAAGAACAAGGTTCTGCAACTAAGATGTCTAGCTTTTTCTTTGATCAGATTCAGTCTCAAACTGAAACTTCTGCTGCTGCTCTACCTCTCTTTGTCCCTGAACCCACCTCTTCTTCCTCATTCTCATGTTTCACTCCtgattcttcctcttcctctacaAGGCACCTCA AGATGGGAAACTTCTTTAGCTTGGCACAGTGGCAAGAACTTGAGCTACAAGCACTGATCTACAGATACATGCTAGCTGGTGCTTCTGTTCCTCAAGAGCTCCTCTTGCCCATCAAGAAAAGTCTCTTCCATCAGTCTCCTTTGAACTTCCTTCAGCATCCTCTGCAACATAACTTCCCTCATCACCAAGCTTCTT GGTATTGGGGGAGAGGAGCAATGGATCCTGAGCCAGGGAGGTGCAAGAGAACGGACGGGAAGAAATGGAGATGTTCGAGAGATGTTGTAGGCGGTCACAAGTATTGCGACCGCCACATCCACCGTGGTCGAAACCGTTCAAGAAAGCCTGTGGAAACAACCGCCAAAACCGCCACCACAAACGCTGCCACAAACGCAGCATCTTCCTTCGTCTTAGGCGAGGAGCTTGGTCATGGACCAAAcaatctcttcttctcctctggCTCTTCACATCATTCATCTCCACATCTCCACCTTAATAGTCATCAAAG TTGTCCTTCCGACATGAATCAAGaaagcaacaacaacaagaggCCATATGAAACTCGCAGTGGGTTCAGCAATGGAAGATCAGATGATGGTCACATCCTGAGACCTTTCTTTGACGATTGGCCAAGATCATCTGACTCTACCTCAAGTCCATTGACCTCATCGACTTGTCATCTTTCCATCTCCATGCCCGGTAACCCTCCCTCAGACGTTTCCTTAAAGCTTTCCACaggaaatgaagaagaagaagaagcaaacatgagaaacaacaacaacaatgagAGGGAGCAGCAACAAAACATGAACTGGTGGAGCAGTGGAGGGAACCACAACAATATGGGTGGGCCATTGGCTGAAGCCTTGAGGTCAGCCTCCTCAACTTCAAGTGTTCTTCAACAAATGGGAATCTCAACTCAAGTCTTTCACTGA